The following are encoded together in the Culex pipiens pallens isolate TS chromosome 1, TS_CPP_V2, whole genome shotgun sequence genome:
- the LOC120423853 gene encoding RWD domain-containing protein 1 — MERNYREDQTNEIEALDSIYCGELEVLASEPLHRFKLPIATTDYGLEPTEEEEEVMEGLCCKLVFSYTERYPDTAPLVEIEDPENFREGYEEGLLENIQETIKENIGIEMIFSLVSSAQEWLNCKYDELKSAADSEKEAALRAKEEEERKKFEGTRVTVESFMTWKTKFELDMGITERKEKILGETRKLTGKELFMQDNTLNESDLKFLMDAGEPIENVRIDETLFQNIEDLELDSEDDDDEDYVPDEK, encoded by the exons ATGGAACGAAACTACCGCGAGGACCAGACGAACGAGATCGAGGCGCTGGACTCGATATACTGCGGCGAGCTGGAGGTGCTGGCCAGTGAACCGCTGCACCGGTTTAAGCTGCCGATTGCGACCACCGACTACGGGCTGGAACCGAcggaggaagaggaggaggtGATGGAGGGGCTGTGCTGCAAGCTGGTCTTTTCCTACACGGAACGCTACCCGGACACGGCGCCGCTGGTCGAGATTGAGGACCCGGAAAACTTCCGCGAGGGCTACGAGGAGGGCCTGCTCGAGAACATCCAGGAGACG aTTAAGGAGAACATTGGAATCGAGATGATCTTCTCGCTGGTCAGTTCGGCCCAGGAATGGCTGAACTGCAAGTACGACGAGCTGAAGAGCGCAGCGGACAGTGAAAAGGAGGCGGCACTGCGCGCCAAGGAGGAAGAGGAGCGGAAAAAGTTCGAAGGAACGCGCGTCACCGTCGAGTCGTTCATGACCTGGAAGACCAAGTTCGAGCTGGATATGGGCATTACGGAGCGCAAGGAGAAGATCCTCGGCGAAACGCGGAAGCTCACCGGCAAGGAGCTGTTCATGCAGGACAACACGCTGAACGAGTCCGATCTCAAGTTCCTGATGGATGCGGGCGAACCGATTGAGAACGTGCGCATCGACGAAACGCTCTTCCAGAATATTGAAGATTTGGAGCTGGACtcggaagacgacgacgacgaggactaCGTGCCGGACGAGAAGTGA
- the LOC120423828 gene encoding cysteine and histidine-rich domain-containing protein morgana, with translation MAVKLTCYNRGCGQKFDPNENGEDSCTHHPGVPFFHDAYKGWTCCNKKSVDFTEFLNIKGCTRGQHTNVKPPEPEKPANDEPELEAPTAKIPEPVRASTLVRPKFDSGLTTLEPTVAAAYKKQIEDLPEVTTRVAKKSTEPEDTAPGTICKHGGCNYAFEGTKNDDKPCVYHPGVPIFHEGMKFWSCCQRKTSDFTAFMNQAGCETGQHRWTSDEEESKTVKCRLDWHQTATQVVVTVYAKMCHYRKSTVRLNPIRLAVCLVFPQQDDQEYNVDLELRGIVDVAKSKVQMFGTKVEITLIKAEPGHWPKLDFPREKKPSAEQVQKQLEEEKKKAAMEDSDSDVDLDDVTPTFRQATLTEVK, from the exons ATGGCAGTGAAGCTAACCTGCTACAACCGGGGCTGCGGCCAAAAGTTCGATCCCAACGAGAACGGTGAAG ATTCCTGCACGCACCATCCGGGAGTTCCGTTCTTCCACGATGCCTACAAGGGTTGGACCTGCTGCAACAAGAAGAGCGTCGACTTTACCGAGTTCCTAAACATCAAGGGATGCACGCGCGGTCAGCACACCAACGTTAAGCCACCGGAGCCGGAAAAGCCGGCCAACGACGAGCCTGAGTTGGAAGCACCAACGGCCAAAATTCCGGAGCCTGTCCGGGCTTCCACGCTGGTGCGACCCAAGTTCGATAGTGGGCTCACCACGCTGGAACCGACGGTGGCCGCCGCCTATAAAAAGCAAATCGAGGATCTGCCTGAAGTCACGACGCGAGTGGCGAAGAAATCGACCGAGCCGGAAGATACCGCTCCCGGGACGATCTGCAAGCACGGCGGCTGCAACTACGCCTTCGAGGGAACCAAAAACGACGACAAGCCGTGCGTGTACCACCCGGGCGTTCCGATCTTCCACGAGGGCATGAAGTTCTGGTCGTGCTGCCAGCGCAAAACGTCCGACTTTACCGCGTTCATGAACCAGGCCGGCTGCGAAACGGGCCAGCACCGGTGGACCAGCGACGAGGAGGAATCAAAGACCGTCAAGTGTCGGCTGGACTGGCACCAAACCGCTACCCAGGTCGTGGTCACGGTTTACGCCAAAATGTGCCACTACCGGAAGAGCACGGTCCGGTTGAACCCGATCCGGCTGGCGGTTTGTCTGGTTTTCCCCCAGCAGGACGACCAAGAGTACAACGTGGACTTGGAGCTGCGAGGCATCGTCGACGTCGCCAAGTCCAAGGTGCAGATGTTTGGCACCAAGGTGGAAATCACCCTCATTAAAGCGGAACCCGGCCACTGGCCAAAGTTGGATTTCCCCCGCGAAAAGAAACCGTCCGCCGAACAGGTCCAGAAGCAGCTGGAGGAGGAAAAGAAGAAGGCAGCGATGGAGGATTCGGACTCGGACGTGGACTTGGACGACGTTACGCCGACGTTCAGACAGGCAACGCTTACGGAAGTGAAGTAA
- the LOC120423826 gene encoding DNA damage-binding protein 1, with amino-acid sequence MAHNYIVTAQKPTAVTACVTGNFTSTTDLNLIVAKSSRLEIYLVTPEGLRPIKEVGINGKIAVMKLFRPAEAQKDLLFILTHRYNAMILACQVQGDDIEIITKAHGNVADRVGKPAETGILAVIDPKARVIGMRLYEGLFKIIPLDRDTHELKATSLRMEEMHVQDVEFLYGTAHPTLIVIHQDLNGRHIKTHEINLKDKDFTKIAWKQDNVETEATMLIPVPTPLGGAIVIGQESVVYHDGDSYVAVAPAIIKQSTINCYARVDSRGFRYLLGNMIGHLFMMFLETEENTRGQLTVKDIKVELLGEITIPECITYLDNGVLFIGSRHGDSQLVKLNTTAAASGAYVTVMETFTNLAPIIDMCIVDLERQGQGQMITCSGSYKEGSLRIIRNGIGIQEHACIDLPGIKGMWALRVGIDDSPFDNTLVLSFVGHTRILMLSGEEVEETEIPGFLSDQQTFYCANVDFGQIIQVTPMTARLISCDNKSMICEWKPPDDKRIGVVACNSCQMVCATARDIYYIEIEAGKLVHKSTVTLDYEVACLDISPLDEPATRSELVAVGLWTEISACILRLPNLEFVHKEKLGGEIIPRSILMACFEGIIYLLCALGDGSMFYFVVDKTTHRLTDQKKVTLGTQPTILKTFRSLSTTNVFACSDRPTVIYSSNHKLVFSNVNLKEVNHMCSLNAESYQDSLALATKNSVILGTIDEIQKLHIRTVPLGESPRRIAYQEASQTFGVITVRMDIQDSSGLTPSRQSASTQTSNVTSSSNMGLLKPGASNTEFGQEVEVHNLLIIDQNTFEVLHAHQFMQTEYVLSLISAKLGNDPATYYIVGTAMVNPEEREPKVGRIIIYHYADGALTQVSEKEIKGACYSLVEFNGRVLATINSTVRLYEWTDDKDLRLECSHFNNVLALYCKTKGDFILVGDLMRSITLLQYKQMEGSFEEIARDYQPKWMTAVEILDDDAFLGAENSNNLFVCLKDSAATTDDERQQMPEVAQFHLGDMVNVFRHGSLVMQNIGERTTPTSGCVLFGTVSGAIGLVTQIPPDYYEFLRKLQENLTNTIKSVGRIDHTYWRSFHTEMKTENSEGFIDGDLVESFLDLTREKMHEAALGLQIDVEGTKKEANVDDIIKIVEDLTRIH; translated from the exons ATGGCCCACAACTACATTGTGACCGCCCAGAAGCCGACGGCGGTCACGGCTTGCGTAACGG gCAACTTTACGTCGACGACTGACCTAAATTTGATTGTGGCCAAGAGCTCCCGGCTGGAGATTTACCTGGTGACGCCGGAGGGCCTACGGCCAATCAAGGAGGTCGGCATCAATGGCAAGATTGCGGTCATGAAGCTGTTCCGGCCGGCG GAAGCCCAAAAGGACCTGCTCTTCATCCTGACGCACCGCTACAACGCGATGATCCTGGCCTGCCAGGTGCAGGGCGACGACATCGAGATCATTACCAAGGCGCACGGCAACGTGGCGGATCGCGTCGGCAAGCCGGCCGAGACGGGCATCCTGGCGGTGATCGATCCGAAGGCGCGCGTCATCGGGATGCGTCTGTACGAGGGTCTGTTCAAGATCATCCCGCTGGACAGGGACACGCACGAGCTGAAGGCGACCAGCCTGCGGATGGAGGAGATGCACGTGCAGGACGTGGAGTTTCTGTACGGGACGGCCCATCCGACGTTGATCGTGATTCATCAGGATTTGAACGGGCGGCACATCAAGACGCACGAGATCAACCTGAAGGATAAGGACTTTACGAAGATCGCCTGGAAGCAGGACAACGTGGAGACGGAGGCGACCATGTTGATTCCGGTGCCGACGCCGCTTGGAGGGGCGATCGTGATCGGGCAGGAGTCGGTCGTTTATCACGACGGCGATAGTTACGTGGCGGTTGCGCCGGCGATCATTAAGCAGAGTACGATTAATTGCTACGCCCGGGTTGACAGCAGAGGATTCCGGTATTTGTTGGGAAATATGATTGGTCATTTGTTTATGATGTTCTTGGAGACGGAGGAAAACACCCGCGGCCAGCTGACGGTGAAGGACATCAAGGTCGAGCTGCTCGGGGAGATTACGATCCCGGAGTGTATTACGTACTTGGATAACGGAGTGTTGTTTATCGGGTCCCGTCACGGCGATTCGCAGCTGGTCAAGTTGAACACGACCGCGGCGGCTAGTGGCGCGTACGTGACGGTGATGGAAACGTTCACCAATTTGGCCCCGATCATCGACATGTGCATCGTGGATTTGGAACGGCAGGGTCAGGGCCAGATGATCACCTGTTCGGGCAGCTACAAGGAGGGCTCGCTGCGTATAATCCGGAACGGAATTGGCATCCAGGAGCACGCTTGCATCGATCTCCCCGGGATCAAGGGCATGTGGGCGCTCCGCGTTGGCATCGACGACAGTCCGTTCGACAACACGCTGGTGCTTTCGTTCGTCGGTCACACCCGCATTTTGATGCTTTCCGGTGAGGAAGTGGAGGAAACGGAGATTCCCGGCTTCCTCAGCGACCAGCAGACGTTCTACTGCGCCAACGTGGACTTTGGCCAGATTATCCAGGTGACGCCGATGACGGCGCGGCTCATCTCGTGCGACAACAAGTCGATGATCTGCGAGTGGAAGCCTCCGGATGATAAGCGCATCGGCGTGGTCGCGTGCAACTCTTGCCAAATGGTTTGCGCCACGGCCCGTGACATTTACTACATCGAGATTGAAGCTGGCAAGCTGGTCCACAAGAGCACCGTAACGCTGGACTACGAGGTGGCCTGTCTGGACATTTCTCCCCTGGACGAACCCGCAACGCGGTCCGAACTGGTCGCCGTTGGTCTTTGGACGGAAATTTCCGCGTGTATTCTGCGCCTGCCAAACCTGGAGTTTGTACACAAAGAGAAGCTCGGCGGTGAAATTATCCCGCGGTCGATCCTGATGGCGTGCTTCGAGGGCATCATCTATCTGCTGTGTGCCCTCGGCGATGGCTCAATGTTTTACTTCGTGGTCGATAAAACGACACACCGGCTAACCGACCAGAAGAAGGTCACGCTCGGAACGCAGCCCACCATCCTGAAGACGTTCCGGTCACTCTCGACGACGAACGTGTTCGCCTGCTCGGACCGCCCAACGGTCATCTACAGCTCGAACCACAAGTTGGTCTTTTCGAACGTCAACCTGAAAGAGGTCAACCACATGTGCTCGCTGAACGCCGAATCCTACCAGGATTCGCTTGCGCTGGCCACCAAGAACTCGGTCATTCTGGGAACGATCGACGAAATTCAAAAGCTGCACATCCGGACCGTTCCGCTGGGCGAATCCCCGCGAAGAATCGCCTACCAGGAGGCATCGCAAACCTTTGGCGTAATCACCGTTCGTATGGACATCCAAGACTCGAGTGGACTAACTCCGTCCCGACAGAGCGCCTCCACGCAAACTTCGAACGTAACTTCATCAAGCAACATGGGTCTGCTGAAGCCCGGCGCCAGCAACACCGAGTTTGGCCAGGAGGTCGAAGTCCACAACTTGCTCATCATCGACCAGAACACGTTCGAAGTGCTGCACGCGCACCAGTTTATGCAAACGGAGTACGTCCTGTCGCTGATTTCCGCCAAACTGGGCAACGATCCGGCCACGTACTACATCGTCGGCACGGCCATGGTCAATCCGGAGGAGCGCGAACCGAAAGTGGGCCGCATCATCATCTACCACTACGCGGACGGTGCGTTGACGCAGGTCAGCGAGAAGGAAATCAAGGGCGCTTGCTATTCGCTGGTCGAGTTCAACGGCCGCGTTCTCGCCACCATCAACTCAACGGTCCGGCTGTACGAGTGGACCGACGACAAAGACCTGCGCCTCGAGTGCAGCCACTTTAACAACGTGCTCGCGCTGTACTGCAAGACCAAGG GCGATTTCATCCTCGTCGGCGACCTGATGCGGTCCATCACGCTACTGCAGTACAAACAGATGGAGGGCAGCTTCGAGGAGATTGCCCGCGACTACCAGCCCAAGTGGATGACGGCGGTGGAGATTCTGGACGACGATGCGTTCCTCGGGGCCGAAAACAGCAACAATCTGTTTGTCTGTCTCAAGGACAG CGCGGCCACCACGGACGACGAACGGCAGCAGATGCCCGAGGTGGCCCAGTTCCACCTCGGTGACATGGTCAACGTGTTCCGGCACGGTTCGCTCGTTATGCAGAACATTGGCGAGCGGACAACGCCCACCAGCGGGTGCGTCCTGTTCGGAACCGTCAGCGGTGCCATCGGACTCGTCACCCAGATCCCGCCCGATTACTACGAATTTTTACGCAAGCTGCAGGAAAACCTCACCAACACGATCAAATCGGTCGGTCGGATCGATCATACGTACTGGCGCAGCTTCCACACCGAGATGAAGACGGAAAATTCGGAGGGTTTCATCGACGGCGACCTGGTGGAGAGTTTCCTCGATTTGACGCGCGAAAAGATGCACGAGGCCGCCCTGGGACTGCAGATCGACGTCGAAGGCACCAAGAAGGAGGCCAACGTCGACGACATCATCAAAATCGTCGAGGACCTGACCAGGATACATTAG